The DNA sequence CTGGTGGCAGGCCGGGATCATGGAAAAAGTTCTATCGTGGTTCATTTAAAACTCAAGGTATTGGAGGGCATGATACTCCTGTGATCTCCGCCGCTCCCAAAGGTGACGCGATCAGTCCGCATATACAGTATGTTTCAGAATGGAATAGATACCTTCTTGTTTTTTCGGTTGGAATATTTTCCGAAATAAATGGAAATCCTCCAAGAGTTTCAGAGAGTGGCGTTTATATCTCGACTTCAAAAAATGCAACTGACTGGACGAAACCAATACAGATCAAAAGGATCTTCGCTATCTTTATCAATGGTCAAGAATGCTTGATGCATCCCTTTCTGGTCATAGATCAAGTTAAAGATGATGAAATTACCGGCCAGTTGATGTATCGCTACACTCATCTATGGCCGAGAGAGCAAGGATATCTGGCATCGACACCAATTCATATTTCAATGAATTCCCAAACAGGTTCTCAAAGTAGTCGCTCGTCAATGAAAAGACGAGAGTCGAAACCCAATAAACCTCTGAGGCAAAAACTGGCAGATACGAAATGGAAAAATGATTACCAAGGTGATTTCCACTGGAAGAAAGACGGTCGTCTTTTATTGAGAGGTGTAGAAAGAAAGTGGAAGGTCATTGGTCCAAACCGAGTAAGAGTTTTCTTTGATAAGCACACCAATGATCTTATTTTCAATGATGATTTAACCAGTTTCAAACAAATAAACGGCAAAGAAACTATATCTGGAAAGCGGCAGTAATTGATAAGTCGGAAAACCAATAGAATTAGTATAAAATTCCAATCGCCGGTATTTACAGCCCCGCCCGTCTCAAAAACTTTTCAGGATAATTTTCCCAGTATCAGCCCATAAGAAAATCCAATTTTTGCAACCAGCTTCGCATAGACAAATCTTTGTCCGATGAACGTCATATAAGACAGGTAGGGGGTTTAGTCCTATATAAGTGCCCACCGGGGGTTACTTTTTCACATAAACTATCCAACAATTCGCTTAAACAATTTTTGTAAACCAACACCCCATCTGAGCTGAATCTGATGCATGATTCAGCTCAGATGAAAAACACAACTGGATCGCAGGTGTCTCAATCTCAGAGGTCGACCTGTCGCATCGTCTGCTGATACTTCTCTTCCAGTTGTTTATCGAGAGCTACGTGCTGGTAGATGCTGAGAGTTTCCCGGCGTGCGTGGCCAGTAATCAGTTGTAGTTCAGCGTCTGCCAATCCTGAGTGCTTGGTGAGCCAAGTGATTGCTTGGTGTCGGAACGTGTGAGGTGTGGCTTTAACCCCAGCTTCCTCAGCATATTGTTTCACGATCTGTTGAACACGACGGGTTGAAAACTTGGATGCCCGTTTCGTCTGGAACAACCAGCGGTTTGTAGGGCGGTTGGCTATGTGAGTTTTCAGGGCTGTGGCGAACGTCTTCCCGAACAGAACATACCTGTCCTTACTCCCCTTCCCCTGTTCGACGAAGATCTTACAGTTCTCCAGATCGACATCAGATACTTTGATGCCACACAATTCTGATACACGAACACCAGTGTAGAACAGAAGACGTAACATCAAGGCGTGCTGTATATCCTCGGCCCGATCTACGATCTGGTAAAAATGTCTGAATTCCTCTGCCGTCAGTACGCGGGGAAGTTTCCGCCCTTTCTTCTTTGGCTTGAGCTCACACTGCTCACGAACACGGCGACTGACATATCGCCAGTCCTCATAATCCAGACCAGCTTTTCGAACGATCCGGACAACCTGTGAGACAAGCTTTGATTTCGCTTTTTCGTTTTGTGATACGCAAGACGTACGTTTTTGATCGGATTTATGGTTGCCCATGGTATGATTTCCCCTGTTTAATTTCGTGATCTGCCTATTATGCGAAATTGCACGTTTTCACTTCGCCTTGAATACATCTCTCTTCCGGGTGTCGCTAATCTGAAATAGACTCAGTAAAATCATCTTCTGGTGTCGTCATGTGGTAATTCCCAATCAGAAATGGGTAAAAGGAAAGATAAATGGATCAGGAAACGTGGCAGAAATCCGAAGAATTAATTTATGAGATCGAAGATTCTCTGGATGAGTTACTGGATTCGCCTGAACTGGAGGGACTGCGGTCCAAGCTGTCTGAGTTGGGAAGGCGATTGGGAGAAAGATATAGCGTCGGACTGAATTGTGTTGTGGATATAATGGATTGGGAGAAAAATCAAAGTCTGCCATTATTGAATACTGGAATCGCAACTAATGATACTGGAGATACGAGTCGAACTTGGAATTCTGCTTCGTTTCAAAGGTATGTGGTCAATGGAGAGATTAAGGTTGTCCCACATGATCACTGCCCCAGTTGCTGGGGGATTGGTTATTCAAGACGGAAATTCCGACATGTCCTGAATGTAGCATTGAACTGGGGAAGGAATGCAAGATCCTGCTCGATTCAGATGAGTGTCCCCACTGTGAGAAAGGGAAACTGTCGATGAATGATGCTCAATGTGATAAGTGTGGGTTTTCAATCGATCCTAAGTTTGTTGTGTGGGGTTGAGTTCAATTCGAAGCAATCGACACAGACTTTTACTGCTGAGTAAGATGAGGACCTGAGAATATTCATCTTTCTTAATTGGTACGTGTGAGGACTGAGAAATGAAAAAATTCTTAGGCTTGTCACCTGAAAATCAAGTGCTTCGAGCAACTGTTGCAATATTATTGCTTATGGTTTCTTGTTGGTCGATTCTAGGTGTAACTATATTGACAAGTCTTGATATCCTTCTCTCAAATTCACCAATGCAGAATTTGAATAACGATAGCTACTTACTGATCCTCGCGTATGCTTTTACCATGTCGATGGTTCTTCTCATTACGATAATTGATCTCTTGTCCATGAAAAAATTTAAGGATGCATTACCGCAGTTGATTGCAATTATCTTTCTTAATTCATTGGCTATAATTGCTTATTGGGTTTATCAGTTAGTAAACGCTTTAAAACATTTAAATGATACTGCAGATAATAATTGAGAAGATGAAGAGGTGACGGATGAGCGATGTGGACCTGAGTTATTAAGACCACAGCCATTTTGGCGATCAATGTTGAGACTGAAAAGCCAACAAAACAAGGGGTTTCAGAGCAGAGAATCCGAAGAACTCTACTTGTCACATTGACAGGTTGAATTCGGGTGTCTTTCCCTCAGATTCTCATCTGACGCCGAATACCTTTTCCATAGTAGGTTCTCTTGGGAAAACGAAGGGGATTGCATTTAACTATGGCCCGGATTTTTGGTCTTCGTTTTTTACTGTTCACATTCAGATCTCCCGTAAATTAATAGATGGTGTCCGGGAGTCCTCCGTGACTCCCAGACACATGTCGATGATTACTCTGGTTCGAAACCGAAGTAAAACCGGGGACTGTGTTGAAAAAACACGGTCCCCTTCTGAGAATTAGAACGACAGCGAACAATACAGCATGGACTACAAAATCCCAACACTTCGAATTCCTGCTGGAGTTCTGTGGTGTCCCAGACCTGTCCGTGCTTCGCTTCGAGATATTCTCGACTTCCCTCAACCGCGTTGATGTTTCGTGTCATTTCCCGACGAATGGATTCTGTTCGATCAGTCATTAACATCTCCTGAAAAAGTGAAAAGCGTTTGTTTCAGAGTTCATGCGGGTGTCATTTCATTTCGTGAGACCTTGAGACTTACGTTGACGCCTCTTTTTCAGTCTTTCTTGGTGGCGGAATCTCATCTGAGATCGCTGTTTGATAGGTCCAGCCCATATCGCTCTCCCCTTAGAAAGAAAAAGCTGATGCAAGAATCACTAAGATTCTCACACCAGCTTTGTGGGTATCTGGTTTCTGGAAATCAGGGTTTAGAATTCGTCATCTCCGAAATAGCCGAAATATTCATCTGCCTGCTCGAAATCTTCCAATTCCTGTTGCTGCAGAATTTCATCCCACGGCTCGTCATACGGATATTCTCCGTCGTTCTTTTGGGCGAACTCGTCAGCCGCCTGCTCGTCGAGCATATCTCCGTATCCGAAGCTCAGATGTCCCTCCATAAACTGATCCAAGTTGCCATCCATCATGTGTTTCTCCCGATAAGAATATTGATGCTGTTAACACAGTGATTGAGGGTGTCAGAATCAGTATTCTTCTGGCAGGAAAATGGTTGTGGCTGATCGGTCAGCTTCCGTAATTACCCAGATCTTAGTGTCGTCATTGAGATGGTAGACTGAGAAAATCCGGTCGCCGTCTTTAAGGGCTTGTTCATTGGTCTGGCGATCTTCTTCGCACAACACGCTCCAGTCCCCATGCTGATGTCTCTTGAAAAACTCAAGCGGGGACTGATTGTTTTTCTGGAGTGCATCGAGAGCACCATGCGTAGATACGGTTCGACCGAGTTGGAAGAGAGGTTTACTTTTTTGGATCATCTCGTTTCCTTCAAAAATGATTGTTGGTTACTCGAACAATCTTCTGATGGGTGTCAGATATGATTCAGTTGCAGTCATGCTACAGGGGCATGAAGAGATGTGGTGCCAGTTCATGCAGGACCTGATCTGTTTGATTGAGAAGATCTGGAGAATTATGGTCCAAAACAAAATTTTGTGTCCAAAAATCACAGACTGGCACTCTTATATATTGCCATTCCCGAAAACAGGGAAATTTGATAGACTACGATCACTTTGAATTACTAAGACATACCGTGCATTACCATGATTTACGACGCATTACCTTCGCTGAGGTAAATAAATTATTGCCGTTTGGTTACGGCCTCTTGCACGGGCTGATGTGAAAAGATCATGCAAAAAAGTCTTAGGACAAAAGATGGCCGCAGGGATCACGCTGATTCCAGTCAAAGTGTGTTAAATCCTCCACACTTTAAGTAGTCTGAGTCTGAAATGGAAAGTTTTCCCTATAAGGGTTTTCTCCGGGCAACGGACTGGTACTTGATCCAGTATAAACGCCTACGTCCCGGTCGATATATACACTCTAAAAACTGCCTGTAATTAAGATGATGTCAGTAGGTTTTGATTAAGTTGTACTACTGGTGACTGCTTTTAATTGATGAAACAAACAATAATGAAAAGCGAAATCCCTAAAGAACTACACATAAAGGGAAATGAAGAATCATGGAATAAGCATTACTTCCAATTACTTCAAAATCCCTTGTGTGTGGTAGGGATGGCGTTTTAAATATTGCTTTATAAATAGCCTCTTTTTGTTGTCTTTTGAAACAACATTTCCCTGAGACAACATGAACATTTACCAGACAACAATAAAACACATTTGAAACGCTCTGTATGCCCCCAGATTTAAATGTCTTTATTCAGAGTATTGAAACCATTCCACAATAGATAACCATTTATTGTGTTTTGAATGTTGTCTTCTGCTCCCCTTTCATGTGTCAGATGGGAATCACTTCATATTCAGCTGCTTCTCCATTAGCCAGTTTTTCAATGGCCCCAAAGGCTTTAGTTTCTCTGTCTGCTGTCATCCTGCACAGACTGGAAATCTTACTGGCGAAACAGATCGTGACTGGATGATTGTTGATTTCATCCCCTGACATTCCAGTTTCTCGCATGGCCTTGAGGTGTCTGTGAAGAGATCCCACAACAGCGATGAGATTGACTGCATCCTGAACTGCAATGGCATCGCTGGCAGCTTTTTGAAGACGCTCATTATTGCCGTCTGATATGGCGAGTTGATTAAGCATTTTATGCTCCTTGCTGGAGATGTGTGGTAATGGTTTGAAGGCAGGTGTCACTCGGATTCTTCCGTCTGTTCTTTGAAACGAGCTAACACTCGATAAAACGATGCCCTGCTCTTAGTCGTTTTCTCCATATAATACTGACACTGCTCCAAGGGCTGATCGGGATATTTACGCAGAGCAATTTGAAGAATCCGAAAATCTCTCTCTCTATTTGAAATTCTCTTTGTTGCTGAGGCTGGTCTGCCAAGTGTTTGAAGCTGGGCATTCAGAACAGGCCGCCAATCAGTCCCTTCCACCGTACAGAATTTGTAGATACGAATGGCCGGTGTCAGTAATCGCATTGAGAGTTGCTTTTCACTTCCCTGTTCTTCAATGTAATCGATTATTTCGGCAGCAGCCTCTGGAGGGCATCCGGGATATCCATCGGTAGCCATTACCCGAAATTGTTCGATTATCTCCTGATTGCTGAGGTCCAGTCTATAAACCAGACAACGACTCAAGACTGCATCAAACATCGGATTCTTTTTAGGAATCTGATTGGCACAGAAAATGAAACGTGACGTGGTTTCGAAACGTGTCGGAAGATCGTCCGGTAATTGTGAACTATTGTAAGTAACAATTCGATTTGGCTGACCATATAGAGCACTTCGCAGAATGCCTAATGCACTGGCACTCGTGTAAAGAGAGTCGCAGTCATCAAAAAACAAAACGGCATCATTGTTTCTATTTTCATACAGCACGCGATAGAGTTGAAGAGTCGTACAATGACTATTGAAAAGCACCATGTCCTGACCTTCCTCCTCAAGCGTTCGTGTGATTGTATATGACTTTCCAGTTCCGCCATTTGAAATAATAAAGATGCTGTGATACTGAAATTGGGAAATCATTTTTATCATGTTTTTTAATGTTTGTTGCTTCTTTTCGAGGCGTGTCAAGGAGCGATTAATCGATTCCATTTTTCTATCCTTTCACAATAATTGCGGGTGTCATTTTTAAAGGATCGCCGCCCTGATCTGGCATTGTCAGTGGTCTTCAATCCGAACTGAAAGACCACTGAGATCTGTAATGATCAGTGACGGCGATCACTCCAATTGCGGGTGTCAGCCAGCGACTTCGACAGGCTTTTTGCTGAATGACATGATGTAGTCAGCAGCCTTAGAGGCTTGTGAAGAAGCTTGAAAGATGAATGACGAATCCTGCTTCATTCTTTGAAGCCATCCATTGAGGTATGCGTGGTGGTTTTCTTCATTGGTGGGAATTCCAAGTTCTGAGCAGAGATAGCACGCTCCGATCTCCGCGATCAATTCGCCCAGTGCATATCCACCACTCTTTCGATCCCAA is a window from the Gimesia benthica genome containing:
- a CDS encoding tyrosine-type recombinase/integrase gives rise to the protein MGNHKSDQKRTSCVSQNEKAKSKLVSQVVRIVRKAGLDYEDWRYVSRRVREQCELKPKKKGRKLPRVLTAEEFRHFYQIVDRAEDIQHALMLRLLFYTGVRVSELCGIKVSDVDLENCKIFVEQGKGSKDRYVLFGKTFATALKTHIANRPTNRWLFQTKRASKFSTRRVQQIVKQYAEEAGVKATPHTFRHQAITWLTKHSGLADAELQLITGHARRETLSIYQHVALDKQLEEKYQQTMRQVDL